A region from the Azospirillum fermentarium genome encodes:
- a CDS encoding HAD-IIB family hydrolase has protein sequence MRPLSGAPAERLRRVRFVLTDMDDTLTHHGALAAQTYTALERLRRGGVPVIPVTAAPAGWCDQMARMWPIGGVIGENGGFYFDSPGGGAVTRRFWHPDPERAAVAARLDALAAAIAERVPVARVASDQPFRLTSLAYDAPADAGVRDALLAAFRDAGARVTVNSLWVLGWFGDYDKLTMARRVMAEAHGLPIDERGDEILYVGDSTNDAPMFAFFGNSVGVSTVVDFLPHLPVPPTWVTRGPGGAGFVEVADAILQAKG, from the coding sequence ATGCGCCCGCTGTCCGGGGCGCCGGCGGAACGGCTGCGGCGGGTCCGCTTCGTTCTGACCGACATGGACGACACGCTGACGCACCATGGTGCGCTGGCGGCGCAGACATACACCGCCCTGGAACGGCTGCGCCGCGGCGGGGTGCCGGTGATCCCGGTCACCGCCGCCCCGGCGGGCTGGTGCGACCAGATGGCCCGCATGTGGCCCATCGGCGGGGTGATCGGCGAGAACGGCGGGTTTTACTTCGACAGCCCCGGCGGCGGCGCCGTCACCCGCCGTTTCTGGCACCCGGACCCGGAGCGGGCGGCGGTGGCGGCCCGGCTCGACGCCCTGGCCGCCGCCATTGCCGAACGGGTGCCGGTGGCCCGCGTCGCCTCCGACCAGCCGTTCCGCCTGACCAGCCTCGCCTACGACGCACCCGCCGATGCGGGGGTGCGCGACGCGCTGCTGGCGGCGTTCCGGGATGCCGGCGCGCGGGTGACCGTGAACTCCCTGTGGGTGCTGGGCTGGTTCGGGGATTACGACAAGCTGACCATGGCCCGGCGGGTGATGGCCGAGGCCCACGGCCTGCCCATCGACGAGCGGGGGGACGAGATTCTGTACGTGGGCGATTCCACCAACGACGCCCCCATGTTCGCCTTCTTCGGCAACAGCGTCGGCGTCAGCACCGTCGTCGATTTCCTCCCCCACCTGCCGGTGCCACCCACCTGGGTGACCCGCGGCCCCGGCGGCGCCGGCTTTGTCGAGGTGGCCGACGCGATCCTGCAGGCCAAAGGATAA
- a CDS encoding malate/lactate/ureidoglycolate dehydrogenase: MLPGRFDPQRLTALVDAILVRSGSTPEEAAIVAANLVDADATGHASHGVCQIPVYMRSLELGHLQPNRHARILRDEAPFLVVDGDVGYGQVIGREATELAIARAQAGGACILTLRNAHHIGRVGAFGEQCIAAGLVGVFFVNVVSRPLAAPHGGARPRLATNPICIAVPATPRHGAFLLDFATSAIAANKCRVAAARGEPVAEGLLIDEHGQPTRDPGTMFRDPTGAILPFGGYKGYGLALACEILAGALGAALPAVPENLRPGRVVNNALAFVIDPARAATDADGWQGLADAVLDYVTGTPAAPGSAGVLIPGVPERHHREKVAAQGIALDPGTVQALHRIGGEVGVDVDRVLCS; this comes from the coding sequence ATGCTCCCCGGACGTTTCGATCCCCAACGCCTGACCGCGCTGGTGGACGCCATTCTCGTGCGCAGCGGCAGCACCCCGGAGGAGGCGGCCATCGTCGCCGCCAATCTGGTGGACGCCGACGCCACCGGCCACGCCAGCCACGGCGTGTGCCAGATCCCCGTTTACATGAGAAGCCTGGAGCTGGGCCATCTCCAGCCCAACCGTCACGCCCGCATCCTGCGCGACGAAGCGCCGTTTCTGGTGGTGGACGGCGATGTCGGCTATGGGCAGGTGATCGGGCGGGAGGCGACGGAGCTTGCCATCGCCCGCGCGCAGGCCGGCGGGGCCTGCATCCTCACCCTGCGCAACGCCCACCACATCGGGCGGGTGGGGGCGTTTGGGGAGCAGTGCATCGCCGCCGGGCTGGTGGGGGTGTTCTTCGTCAACGTGGTCAGCCGCCCGCTGGCCGCTCCTCACGGCGGTGCCCGCCCGCGGCTGGCGACCAACCCCATCTGCATCGCGGTGCCGGCCACCCCGCGCCATGGCGCCTTTCTGCTGGACTTCGCCACCAGCGCCATCGCCGCCAACAAATGCCGCGTCGCCGCCGCCCGTGGCGAGCCGGTGGCCGAGGGGCTGCTGATCGACGAGCACGGCCAGCCCACCCGCGACCCCGGCACCATGTTCCGCGACCCTACCGGCGCCATCCTGCCGTTCGGCGGGTACAAGGGATACGGGCTGGCGCTGGCCTGCGAGATCCTGGCCGGCGCGCTGGGGGCCGCTCTGCCCGCAGTCCCGGAAAATCTGCGCCCCGGGCGGGTGGTCAACAACGCCCTGGCCTTCGTCATCGACCCCGCCCGCGCCGCCACCGATGCGGATGGTTGGCAGGGGCTGGCCGACGCCGTGCTGGATTACGTCACCGGCACCCCCGCCGCCCCCGGCAGCGCCGGCGTGCTGATCCCCGGTGTGCCCGAACGGCATCACCGGGAAAAGGTGGCCGCGCAGGGGATCGCGCTCGACCCCGGTACCGTGCAGGCGCTGCACCGGATCGGGGGGGAGGTGGGGGTGGATGTGGACAGGGTGTTGTGTTCTTGA
- a CDS encoding trypsin-like peptidase domain-containing protein, whose product MRCCIIINFKTWSNFTNSFMEKKMNGDIVHDNVLDDLEFVPRKVGEYREVLGIGDYGVAFQTESISPALKSSVDVFGGTVNGLLDHVASVLKFAQTIAKEDGEEALTDDEQSALIGRLEKSVALLERSDPDAVPDDEDAGNLEAIISSFDRPALLVRNGGILLDDPQAIRWRDTLERNMGQIKRTIGSVGRINLNGQQVGTGYVIAPGLIMTNVHVAVFLAEKATHDAIVRHGESGFRRNRAWAVKPGVSIDFKEGDGMQGRLQFRVKEPFFIGPLAVPELMDTTIPDRIKIARYKQSMNLSNMDMAIFEVETTNADGRSLPPALSLSSQESLLVEGKDLFVVGYPGRTVIQPTDAEADKKNMDLLRYFNGKFGVKRLSPGQIVSLPGSNIDDKGNWVVSHDSSTLGGNSGSCVVPLNENEDQVLALHFGGGWYRSNFSIALPKVRNILKAVRAHWV is encoded by the coding sequence GTGAGATGTTGCATAATTATCAATTTTAAGACTTGGAGTAATTTTACAAATTCTTTTATGGAGAAGAAAATGAATGGCGATATCGTACATGATAATGTTCTCGATGATCTCGAATTTGTCCCCCGCAAAGTCGGTGAGTATCGGGAGGTTCTGGGGATCGGTGATTACGGCGTGGCGTTCCAGACGGAATCCATCAGCCCCGCTCTCAAATCCTCGGTTGATGTTTTCGGGGGAACGGTCAACGGCCTGTTGGATCATGTGGCCAGTGTCCTGAAATTCGCCCAGACCATCGCCAAGGAGGACGGTGAGGAGGCGTTGACCGACGATGAGCAGTCGGCGCTGATCGGGCGGCTTGAGAAGTCGGTTGCCCTTCTGGAGCGCTCGGATCCGGACGCCGTTCCCGACGATGAGGACGCGGGCAATCTGGAAGCGATCATCAGCAGCTTCGACCGCCCCGCGCTGCTGGTGAGGAACGGCGGGATTCTGCTGGACGATCCCCAGGCCATCCGGTGGCGCGACACGCTGGAAAGAAACATGGGGCAGATCAAGAGAACCATCGGTTCGGTGGGGCGGATCAATCTCAATGGCCAGCAGGTGGGAACCGGGTACGTGATCGCCCCCGGCCTGATTATGACCAATGTCCATGTCGCCGTATTCCTGGCGGAAAAGGCGACCCACGATGCCATCGTGCGCCATGGGGAAAGCGGTTTCCGCAGAAATCGGGCGTGGGCGGTCAAGCCCGGTGTTTCCATCGACTTCAAGGAAGGGGATGGGATGCAGGGCCGGCTGCAATTCCGGGTCAAGGAGCCCTTTTTCATCGGCCCCCTGGCCGTGCCGGAATTGATGGACACGACGATCCCCGACCGCATCAAGATCGCCCGATACAAGCAGAGCATGAACCTGTCCAATATGGACATGGCCATCTTCGAGGTCGAAACCACCAATGCCGACGGGCGCTCCCTGCCCCCCGCCCTCAGCCTGTCGTCTCAGGAAAGCCTGTTGGTGGAGGGCAAGGATCTTTTCGTCGTCGGGTATCCGGGGCGGACGGTGATCCAGCCGACGGACGCGGAGGCCGACAAAAAGAACATGGATCTTCTCCGCTACTTCAACGGGAAGTTCGGGGTGAAACGCCTGTCGCCGGGGCAGATCGTCAGCCTTCCCGGCAGCAACATCGACGATAAGGGGAACTGGGTGGTTTCCCATGATTCGAGCACGCTTGGCGGAAACTCGGGATCGTGCGTCGTGCCGCTCAACGAAAACGAGGATCAGGTGCTCGCCCTTCACTTCGGCGGCGGGTGGTACCGGTCCAATTTCTCCATCGCCCTTCCCAAGGTCCGCAACATCCTGAAGGCTGTGCGGGCGCACTGGGTGTGA
- a CDS encoding threonine synthase gives MPFNDNLTTERPTFVTHLECSYTGERYEADRVHNLSRAGKPLLVRYDLDGVKRALTKDALAARPHDLWRYRELLPVRRVDDIVSLGEAVTPLVPLPRLAARSGGGEVLVKDEGRLPTGSFKARGLVMAVSMAKAFGIARIAMPTNGNAGAALAAYATRAGIRTTVFCPEDTPEVNVSEIELQGATVYRVNGLIDDCGKIVGEGKASAGWFDVSTLKEPYRIEGKKTMGLELAEQLGWDVPDVIFYPTGGGTGLIGMWKAFDELEAIGFIGAKRPRMVAVQAAGCAPMVRAWEQGVEHAPRWEEAHTIASGIRVPQAVGDFLILRAVRDSGGFAIAVDDEAIQAALNEAAREEGFLLSPEGAATYAAYKQALADGRVSRGERAVLFNCATGLKYPLPPVHRTLDRTRPIDYAAL, from the coding sequence GTGCCGTTCAACGACAATCTGACCACCGAACGCCCGACCTTCGTCACCCATCTGGAGTGTTCCTACACCGGCGAGCGGTACGAGGCCGACCGGGTTCACAACCTGTCCCGCGCCGGCAAGCCGCTGCTGGTCCGCTACGACCTCGACGGGGTGAAGCGGGCGTTGACCAAGGACGCGCTTGCCGCCCGTCCACACGACCTGTGGCGCTACCGCGAACTGCTGCCCGTCCGCCGGGTGGACGATATCGTCAGTCTGGGCGAAGCGGTGACCCCGCTGGTGCCGCTGCCCAGACTGGCCGCCCGCTCCGGCGGCGGGGAAGTGCTGGTGAAGGACGAGGGGCGCCTGCCCACCGGCTCGTTCAAGGCCCGCGGTCTGGTGATGGCGGTGTCGATGGCCAAGGCGTTCGGCATCGCCCGCATCGCCATGCCCACCAACGGCAACGCCGGGGCCGCTCTCGCCGCCTATGCCACCCGCGCCGGCATCCGCACCACCGTGTTCTGCCCCGAGGACACGCCGGAGGTGAACGTTTCGGAAATCGAACTTCAGGGCGCCACCGTCTACCGCGTCAACGGCCTGATCGACGATTGCGGGAAGATCGTCGGCGAGGGCAAGGCGTCCGCCGGCTGGTTCGATGTGTCCACCCTGAAGGAGCCGTACCGGATCGAGGGCAAGAAGACCATGGGCCTGGAACTGGCCGAACAGTTGGGCTGGGACGTGCCCGACGTGATCTTCTACCCCACCGGCGGCGGCACCGGCCTGATCGGCATGTGGAAGGCGTTCGACGAGTTGGAGGCCATCGGCTTCATCGGCGCCAAGCGCCCGCGCATGGTGGCGGTGCAGGCCGCCGGCTGCGCCCCCATGGTCCGCGCCTGGGAACAGGGTGTGGAGCACGCGCCGCGGTGGGAGGAGGCGCACACCATCGCGTCCGGCATCCGCGTACCACAGGCGGTGGGCGATTTCCTGATCCTGCGGGCGGTGCGCGACAGCGGCGGCTTCGCCATCGCCGTGGACGACGAGGCCATCCAGGCGGCGCTGAACGAAGCGGCGCGGGAGGAGGGGTTCCTGCTGTCACCGGAGGGGGCCGCCACCTACGCCGCCTATAAGCAGGCCTTGGCTGACGGGCGGGTGTCGCGGGGCGAACGGGCGGTGCTGTTCAACTGCGCCACCGGGCTGAAATACCCGCTGCCGCCGGTCCACCGCACGTTGGACCGCACCCGGCCCATCGACTACGCGGCCCTGTGA